The Leptodactylus fuscus isolate aLepFus1 chromosome 3, aLepFus1.hap2, whole genome shotgun sequence genome has a segment encoding these proteins:
- the LOC142198646 gene encoding olfactory receptor 2A5-like, which produces METKNRTFITEFILLGFTTDPKINAALFVLFFIIYLVTFIGNSLIIYVIVINPKLHKPMYFFLCILSILDLSYSTTAVPRLLSDLFSTERTIPYMACHLQLHAILLVEGSECQLLVVMAIDRYIAICHPLRYPVLMRWGNCYKLVALVFIVTFMLCTFPSIVSPFTVCHNRINHFMCEMLAFIKLLCEDISTNEVQIFSISFLTLLVPLLLILLSYARILYSVMKIQSAGRSKAFSTCTSHLAVVALYFGTVMMMYFGPASMYSTDQEKYSSIFYVIVSPMLNPLIYSLNNREVKDTIKKELLAKSSK; this is translated from the coding sequence ATGGAGACCAAGAACAGAACCTTTATCACAGAATTTATTCTACTTGGATTTACTACGGACCCCAAGATAAATGCCGCGCTCTTTGTCTTATTCTTTATCATCTACCTGGTAACATTTATTGGGAACAGTCTCATAATATATGTAATTGTCATCAACCCCAAGTTACATAAACCCATGTACTTCTTTCTCTGTATATTATCCATTCTTGACTTGTCTTATTCCACCACGGCTGTTCCCCGATTATTATCCGATCTCTTCTCTACTGAAAGGACCATCCCATACATGGCTTGTCATCTTCAGCTCCATGCCATCCTTCTGGTGGAAGGTTCCGAGTGCCAACTTCTCGTTGTGATGGCTATTGATCGATATATCGCCATATGTCACCCTCTTCGCTACCCCGTCCTCATGCGTTGGGGTAATTGTTATAAGTTGGTGGCTCTTGTATTCATTGTTACCTTTATGCTTTGTACTTTCCCTTCAATTGTCTCTCCCTTTACTGTGTGTCATAACCGGATCAACCATTTCATGTGTGAGATGTTGGCTTTTATTAAACTGTTATGTGAGGACATCTCTACCAATGAAGTTCAGATATTTTCCATCAGTTTCCTCACTCTCCTTGTTCCTCTTCTGCTCATCTTACTATCTTATGCTCGTATCCTATACTCTGTAATGAAGATTCAATCTGCAGGAAGGTCTAAGGCTTTTTCCACCTGTACGTCCCATCTCGCGGTGGTGGCTTTGTACTTCGGGACAGTCATGATGATGTATTTTGGTCCCGCATCCATGTACTCTACGGACCAGGAGAAATATAGCTCCATATTTTATGTTATTGTATCCCCAATGCTGAATCCTCTCATCTACAGTCTCAATAACAGGGAGGTTAAAGATACAATTAAGAAGGAACTTCTTGCAAAAAGCTCTAAGTAA